The Haloferax volcanii DS2 DNA segment GATGGGGGCGTCGAGGCTGTAGAACGCGTTTTCCATGACGCGCGTCGCCACCTCGGCGTGAGTCCCGTACGACAGCGGGCTCTCGTCGGCGATGACGAGGCGGCCGGTCTTTCCGACGCTCTCGACCAGCGTGTCGGTGTCCATCGGGTAGAGCGACCGGAGGTCGATGACCTCGACGCTCGTCTGGCCCGCGAGTTCCTCGGCGAGTTCGAGCGACTCGCCGACCATGCGTTGGGTGGCGACGACGGTCACGTCCTCGCCCTCGCGCTCGACGCTCGCGGTGCCGATTGGGATGGTGAAGTCCTCGTCGAGCGGCACCTCGCCTTTCTGTTCGTATATCTGCTTGTTCTCGAAGACGATGACTGGGTCGTCCGACCGGATGGCCGACTTCAACAGGCCCTTTGCGGACGCCGGCGTCGCGGGCGCGACGGCCATCACGCCCGGGAAGTGGGCAAACCACGTGTGAATCGTCCCGGAGTGCTGGCTGGCCGCGCCGCTCCCGCCGCCTTCCGTCGTTCTGACGGTGACGGGCATCTCCGTCTTGCCGCCGAACATGTAGCGGTTCTTCGCCATCTGGTTGATTATCTGCTCGGAGCAGACGCCGATGAAGTCCGAGAACATGATTTCGACGACCGGCCGCGTCCCGGTCGCCGCCGCGCCGACCGCCGCGCCCATGAAACCGGCCTCGCTGATGGGCGTGTCGCGGACGCGCGTCTCGCCGAACTGCTCGACGAGGTCGCCCGTGACCTCGTAGACGCCGCCGAACTTGCCGACGTCCTCGCCCATGACGAACACGTCGTCGTCGCGTTCGAGTTCCTCGCGGAGGGCGAGTCGAATCGCCTCGCGGATGGTCATCTCTTTCGTCTGGTCCGGGCCGGTTCCGCTGCTGGTCTCGGTGCTCATCGGTTCTCACCTCCGTCGGCCCGCATCCCGCTGGAGAAGTCGCTAATCTCCGGGACGGCCGCGTTGAACATGTCTTCGTACGCCTCGCTGGGGTCCGGGTACGCCGCGTCTTTCGCCTTCCCGACGGCGTCCTCGATTTGCTGGTCGATTTCGGCTTTCATCTCGTCGAACTCGGCTTCGGTTATCGTCCCCGCGTCCACGAGCCGTCGCTTGAACGTCTCGATGGCGTCGCGGTCCTTCCAAATCGCCACGTCCTCTTCGGTCCGATACGGCTGTTGGTCGCCCTCGAAGTGGCCGTGGTATCGGTACGTCTCGGCCTCGATGAACGTCGGTCCCTCGCCGTCGGCGGCCCGCTTGCGCGCCTCCTTGACGGCCTCGTAGACCGCGGTGATGTCCATCCCGTCGACAGTGAAACCGGGGATGTTGTACGCCTCAGCGGTCTCACTGAGGTTCTGGACGTTGTGCTGTTTCTCGACGGGCGTCGCCTCGCCGTACTGGTTGTTCTCGACGAGGAACACCGCCGGGAGGCTCCACGTCGCCGCGAGGTTGACGGCCTCGTGGACCTGTCCCTGCGCGACCGCGCCGTCGCCGAAGAACGCCAGCGCGACGGTGTCTTCTCCTTTCAGGTGCGACGTGAGCGCGGCCCCCGTCGCCAGCGGCGGCCCCGCGCCGACGATGCCGTTCGCCCCGAGCATCCCCGCGTCGACGTCCGCGATGTGCATCGACCCGCCTTTGCCGTTACAGTAGCCGTCGGCCTTGCCGAACAGTTCGGCCATCATCAGGTCCGGGTCGAGGCCCTTCGCGATGCAGTGGCCGTGTCCCCTGTGGGTGCTCGTGATGTAGTCGTCCGATTCGAGGGCCGAACACGCGCCGACCCCGACCGCTTCCTCACCGACGTAGAGGTGGACGAACCCGGGGAGTTCGCCGTCGCTGAATAGGTCGGCCGCCTTCGTGTCGAACGCCCGAATCGTGAGCATCCGGCGAAGCGCCTCGCGCTGTCCATCCTCCGTCTCGATGTCTAGTACCACCATGCGACGTACCAACAATTGGTACAATCTATGATGACTTTTTCTCAACGTGGCAGCTATCGGGTCAGTCTCGCGGCTGTGACTGTGTAATCGAGTAACGCTGCCGTGTCTCTTTTCTGATGGGTTTCTTACACGGTATCGGACCGCGCGATGGCGGCCCAGTTCGCGGCCGGTTACACCGATGTCGCCTCCCTACTTTTGGTGTTCACGTCCCAACGGACGGACGATGCGAGCACTCCAGGTCGTGGTAGCATGAACATGCTCTACGAAGGCGAGTGGCGAACCGACAAGTTCGTCGCCAACAACGAAGACGGCGAGTTCGAGCGCCAGACGACCGACTTCCGCAACTGGGTCGGCGAGGACGAGCGGTTCCCGGTCGAGGCCGGGCGGTACCACCTCTACATCTGCCGCGCCTGTCCGTGGGCACACCGCACTGCGATGACGCGCGCGCTGAAGGGTCTCGAAGACGCGATTTCGCTGTCGCTCGTCGAACCCGTCCGCATCGACGACGGCTGGGAGTTCTCCGAGGACCTCCCGGACCCGCTGTACGGCGAGGAGTTCCTCCGCGACATCTACCTCCGCGCCGACGACGAGTTCACCGGGCGCGTCACCGTCCCCGTGCTGTGGGACAAACAGCGCGAGACCATCGTCAACAACGAGTCCCGCGAGATTATGCGGATGCTAGACGAGGCGTTCGACCCCCTCGCCGAGCGTGACGTGGACCTCAACCCCGACGGCTACGAGGAGGAGGTCGACCGCCTCGTCGACGAGATTTACGAGCCGGTCAACAACGGCGTCTACCGCGCCGGGTTCGCAACCACCCAAGAGGCCTACGAGGAGGCCGTCGAGGAACTGTTCGACGCGCTCGACCACTGGGACGAGGTGCTCGACGACCAGCGGTTCCTCGCCGGCGACGTGGTCACCGAGGCGGACATCGCGATGTTCGCGACGCTGATTCGCTTTGACCACGTCTACCACACGCACTTCAAGTGCAACAAGAAGGCCATCCACGAGTACGACAACCTCTGGAACTACACGAAGGAACTCTACCAGCTTCCGGGGGTCGCAAAGACGGTCAACATGGACCACATCGTCCGGCACTACTTCGTCAGCCACGGCGACATCAACCCCAAGCGCATCTACGGCGTCGGCCCCGACCTCGACTTCGACGCCGAACACGATCGCGACCGCCTCCCGGCCGACCTCCCGGCGGCGCTGACGGCCGACGACTGAGCTTCCCGCTCCTCGTCTCGTCTCGTTTTCCGTTCCGCCTCCGCTCCCGTCGTCTCCCGCGACACGCTATTCGCGCTCGAAACGCTATCACTTCTCATGGCAAGCCGCGCGACTCGCCTGACCCGCGCGCTCCGGCGGGTCGAACCGCCACCCCGAGCGGTCGACTGGTCCATCTTCGCGCTCGTCGTCTTCGAGACGCTCTCGGGCGTGCTGAGCCTCGGGGCCGGCCACCCGGCCAACGGCCTCCTGTTCGTCGTCCACGGCGTCGCCGGCCTCTCGCTGGTCGTTCTCGTCGGCTTCAAACTCTATCGGGTCCGCCGGCGCGTCCTCGACGCGCGGCTCCGCGACCGCCACACCGCGCTCTCGGTCCTCCTCGCGGTCGTCGCGCTCGCGTCCCTCGGCACCGGCATCGCGTGGGTGCTCGGCGTCGAGGTCCGAATCGGCTTCTGGACGCTGCTCAACGTCCACATCGGCTTCGGCCTGCTCGTGGTTCCGGTGCTGTTTTTCCACCTCTGGGCGCGCTTCCGGCCGCCCCGCCGGGTCGACTTCGCGGAGCGACGCCGGGCGCTCCAGTACGGCGCGATACTCGTCTTCAGCGCGGCGACCTACCGGGCGACCGAGACGGTCGGGGCGCTCCGGGGCGTGGGCCGTCGGTTCACCGGGTCGCGGCCGCTTCCGCCCGGCGAGGGTAACGACGCCTTCCCGGTGACGAGCTGGGTCGCCGACGACCCCGACCCCGTCGACCCCGACTCGTGGTCGCTTTCGGTCACGGGGCTGGTCGACCGCTCGCTCG contains these protein-coding regions:
- a CDS encoding alpha-ketoacid dehydrogenase subunit beta, with amino-acid sequence MSTETSSGTGPDQTKEMTIREAIRLALREELERDDDVFVMGEDVGKFGGVYEVTGDLVEQFGETRVRDTPISEAGFMGAAVGAAATGTRPVVEIMFSDFIGVCSEQIINQMAKNRYMFGGKTEMPVTVRTTEGGGSGAASQHSGTIHTWFAHFPGVMAVAPATPASAKGLLKSAIRSDDPVIVFENKQIYEQKGEVPLDEDFTIPIGTASVEREGEDVTVVATQRMVGESLELAEELAGQTSVEVIDLRSLYPMDTDTLVESVGKTGRLVIADESPLSYGTHAEVATRVMENAFYSLDAPIQRVGVADVHIPFSPALEEEVLPSGSDVEAAINRIV
- a CDS encoding thiamine pyrophosphate-dependent dehydrogenase E1 component subunit alpha — its product is MVVLDIETEDGQREALRRMLTIRAFDTKAADLFSDGELPGFVHLYVGEEAVGVGACSALESDDYITSTHRGHGHCIAKGLDPDLMMAELFGKADGYCNGKGGSMHIADVDAGMLGANGIVGAGPPLATGAALTSHLKGEDTVALAFFGDGAVAQGQVHEAVNLAATWSLPAVFLVENNQYGEATPVEKQHNVQNLSETAEAYNIPGFTVDGMDITAVYEAVKEARKRAADGEGPTFIEAETYRYHGHFEGDQQPYRTEEDVAIWKDRDAIETFKRRLVDAGTITEAEFDEMKAEIDQQIEDAVGKAKDAAYPDPSEAYEDMFNAAVPEISDFSSGMRADGGENR
- a CDS encoding glutathione S-transferase family protein; the encoded protein is MNMLYEGEWRTDKFVANNEDGEFERQTTDFRNWVGEDERFPVEAGRYHLYICRACPWAHRTAMTRALKGLEDAISLSLVEPVRIDDGWEFSEDLPDPLYGEEFLRDIYLRADDEFTGRVTVPVLWDKQRETIVNNESREIMRMLDEAFDPLAERDVDLNPDGYEEEVDRLVDEIYEPVNNGVYRAGFATTQEAYEEAVEELFDALDHWDEVLDDQRFLAGDVVTEADIAMFATLIRFDHVYHTHFKCNKKAIHEYDNLWNYTKELYQLPGVAKTVNMDHIVRHYFVSHGDINPKRIYGVGPDLDFDAEHDRDRLPADLPAALTADD